The window GCCAAGTTCAAACCCATTATGAAAATTACCCCCTAATTCTTATATTAATAAAATCGATTTGCAATATTTTGTATCCGCTTAATATAATAACATTTTTACGTAAAAAAGCCATATGTTAATTACCATATTTTTAAGAAGGAATAATATCCGGTGCTATTTCCCTAATACCTTTGAGCATTTCCTTATCGCTGATAGAGGTAATTCTGCCTGCCTGGTACTGGGCATCTACCCACTCTTTTATTTTTCCGACTCTTTCATCTTTTTTGTCAATTAACTCATTTCCTCTAAACCTGAAATTATTGTTAATCCATAATGCAATACCGGCAAGACCGGAGGTTTGAGTTATTGCAACACCTATAGGTCTGTTAAGCAGCTTGTCCGTATTAAATATATTATATATCTCTTCATCCTTCAAAAGTCCGTCTGCATGTATACCGGCCTGTGTAACATTGAAGTGCTTTCCTACGAAAGGTGTTCTCGGCGGAATTTCATAATCAAGCTCTTTTTCGTAGTATTCTGCAATCTCAGTAATAATTCTGGTATCCATACCATCCGTTGTTCCTCTAAGAGATGCATATTCAAAAACCATAGCTTCAAGAGGAGTGTTGCCGGTCCTCTCTCCAATACCCAGAAGAGAACAATTGACTGATGAACAGCCATATAACCATGCTGTTGAAGAATTGCTGACAGCTTTGTAAAAATCATTATGACCGTGCCATTCAAGTAATTCACTTGGGAAACCGGCGTGGTGTCTTAAACCGTAGATTATTCCGGGAACACTTCTAGGAAGTGCAGCCCCTGGATAAGCAACACCATATCCCATTGTATCGCAAGCCCTGATTTTTATAGGCACTCCGCTTTCGTCCATCAATTTTCTGAGTTCTAATGCAAAAGGAATAACAAATCCGTAGAAATCAGCTCTTGTTATATCTTCAAGATGGCATCTTGGTTTAATACCAACACTTAATGCTTCCTTTATAACACTCAGATAACTTTCCATAGCCTGTTTTCTTGTCATTTTGAGTTTTCTGAAAATATGATAATCGGAACAGCTTACCAAAAAGCCGGTCTCTTTCATTCCCATGTCTTTCGCAAGTTTGAAATCGCTTTTTGAAGCTCTTATCCAACTGGTTATTTCCGGGAAATCATAGCCTAATTCCATACATTTATATACAGCTTCCTTATCCTTGTCGCTATAGAGAAAAAACTCAGTCTGACGTATCAAACCCTTTGGTCCTGACAGCTGATGAAGATATTCGTATAGCTTAACAATCTGTTCTACGGTATAAGGTGCACGTGACTGCTGTCCGTCTCTGAAAGTTGTATCCGTTATCCAAATCTCATCAGCAGGGTACATAGGTACTCTACGGTGATTAAAGGCACACTTTGGAACATCGTCATAGTTATATATCTCTCTATATAAATTTGGCTCTGAAATGTCCTGAAGTGCGTACCTGTACTGGGTTTGCTCCAATGTATTGGATTTTTTATTAAACTCTATCATTTATTAAACCTCCTGCAAAAAAATATTAAAATATCATAGGATATTGCTTTTGTGTATTAATGAATTTTTGTATGTGTGTATAATTGTATACAATGATACACTGGATGTCAATCTGTTAATTTTGATAAATTGTAAAGTATTTCTAATATCAGAAGGAATTTAATTTTCAATTTCGAATTATTGTTGTATAATGAAGTATATATTTAAAACAAATACATATTTACCTAAATCGGGGGGATTCATGTTATGAAAAAAACTGAGGAAAGAAGTAGCTCCACCAATTTATATGGTATTGGTGCTATAATTAGTATTGTTTTGTGTATTATCGGAGGTATTATCAGCGGCAAACCGGTATTTGCTGTGTATACTTTCTTTGCATGTCTTGTATCTTGTATAACCTTCATAGTTTTGTCAGGATTACAATACAAATCAACTATCAAAACATTCTCTAAAGATATTGATGGGTTCAAGTCAGGAGATTTTTCACGAATGATTGAGCCTAAGCAATATGGTATTCTGGGCTTTGTA of the Ruminiclostridium papyrosolvens DSM 2782 genome contains:
- a CDS encoding 2-isopropylmalate synthase; protein product: MIEFNKKSNTLEQTQYRYALQDISEPNLYREIYNYDDVPKCAFNHRRVPMYPADEIWITDTTFRDGQQSRAPYTVEQIVKLYEYLHQLSGPKGLIRQTEFFLYSDKDKEAVYKCMELGYDFPEITSWIRASKSDFKLAKDMGMKETGFLVSCSDYHIFRKLKMTRKQAMESYLSVIKEALSVGIKPRCHLEDITRADFYGFVIPFALELRKLMDESGVPIKIRACDTMGYGVAYPGAALPRSVPGIIYGLRHHAGFPSELLEWHGHNDFYKAVSNSSTAWLYGCSSVNCSLLGIGERTGNTPLEAMVFEYASLRGTTDGMDTRIITEIAEYYEKELDYEIPPRTPFVGKHFNVTQAGIHADGLLKDEEIYNIFNTDKLLNRPIGVAITQTSGLAGIALWINNNFRFRGNELIDKKDERVGKIKEWVDAQYQAGRITSISDKEMLKGIREIAPDIIPS